Part of the Anopheles coluzzii chromosome 3, AcolN3, whole genome shotgun sequence genome is shown below.
GAACCAATGCGAGTGAGTTGTGCAGCATGTTGCGCTACCTATATGTACGCTATTAACGATATATTGCACGATTTCAGGTCTCTTTGTATGGCGGTAGCACATCAGCAGTCACTGGTGGCGTCCTGTTTTCGGTGGTCCGTATCGCAGTTCATCTTGGGTACGATCATAGTTATTTCCCTGATGCGTCTGAGTACGATGTGGCTGTCTTAACTGtagcaaataatgccttcagtGGAAAGCCAAACATGGCTTCGTTAATACTGCAAACTTCTGAACAGCCGATCGGTACTAGATGCTTTGTGGCTGGATGGGGCCGCACAGGTAATAATGAACCAGCGTCTTTAAATCAATTGCGTTATGCCGAAATGACCATTGTGGATCAGAGCACTTGTGCAAGAGCTTGGGCAACATACCCAAGACAGCGTGTTACATCCAAGTAAGTGAACCTAAACGGCGAACAATACTGTCTATACATTAATTGTGATTGgttatcttttttcttttcagtaTGATCTGTGCCAAGTACGGAAATGGCGTGGACACGTGCAAGGGTGACAGCGGTGGTGCATTGGTGTGCGGAGGTGGATTGGCTGGAGTTGTGTCGTTTACTAATCTTGAATGTACTAGCGCATGGCCAGCAggattttcaaaaatttctGCACCAAGTATTCGTAGGTTTATTAGTACCGAGGCTGGCATTTAGAGAATGGGtatatattttctttatttgtttaatgaaattataCGTATGTCACCAGTAATAAACGGACAAGTAGTGTTTTGATGGATATGACGGAATTGAggagtttatttatttttaacg
Proteins encoded:
- the LOC120957214 gene encoding trypsin delta-like isoform X5, which produces MKQVISLVLFGLFCGSAVLTDASDQNKPDGASQSGRIVNGKAVSIVKYKYALSLRVNGVFECGATIITHKHALTAAHCVYPQRFEPMRVSLYGGSTSAVTGGVLFSVVRIAVHLGYDHSYFPDASEYDVAVLTVANNAFSGKPNMASLILQTSEQPIGTRCFVAGWGRTGNNEPASLNQLRYAEMTIVDQSTCARAWATYPRQRVTSNMICAKYGNGVDTCKGDSGGALVCGGGLAGVVSFTNLECTSAWPAGFSKISAPSIRRFISTEAGI